A window of the Hordeum vulgare subsp. vulgare chromosome 5H, MorexV3_pseudomolecules_assembly, whole genome shotgun sequence genome harbors these coding sequences:
- the LOC123396396 gene encoding DNA mismatch repair protein MLH1-like, whose amino-acid sequence MEVDDVVPRGGGGGGESPHIRRLEESVVNRIAAGKVIHRTSSVVQDLIENTINADSSIISVTIKDGSLKLIQVSDDGYIIWGKNPSDASC is encoded by the exons ATGGAGGTCGATGACGTGGTGCCGCGCGGCGGGGGTGGGGGCGGGGAGTCGCCGCACATCCGGCGACTGGAGGAGTCAGTGGTGAACCGCATTGCCGCGGGGAAGGTGATCCATCGGACCTCGTCGGTGGTGCAGGATCTCATCGAGAACACCATCAACGCCGACTCCTCCATCATCTCCGTCACCATCAAGGACGGCAGCCTCAAGCTCATCCAGGTCTCCGACGATGGCTACATCATCTGG GGCAAAAATCCTTCAGATGCAAGTTGTTAG